The Macrotis lagotis isolate mMagLag1 chromosome 6, bilby.v1.9.chrom.fasta, whole genome shotgun sequence genome includes a window with the following:
- the SAMD7 gene encoding sterile alpha motif domain-containing protein 7, giving the protein MMAAPDPRHIHITSRLGASVPSHVNVPYILSNAVYPGLGTQECGSSFLQPESMEAVARRQELVQKQNLARMEMEMGTIFQQRETGKTQYKGLMGLGLETSFLYQHGIPTTPDAFGGSCRFPEVYFPNDLYVHRSSLDDLHGTGDLSLNGEDLSSVEDIRKWAVDDVYDFVTGLPGCSDYAQIFRDHAIDGETLPLLTEEHLLDTMGLKLGPALKIRSQPLKNDSPSLVHMGYQLKTLEYNCS; this is encoded by the exons ATGATGGCTGCACCTGACCCTCGACACATTCACATCACTTCCCGCTTGGGAGCATCCGTTCCATCGCATGTGAATGTGCCTTACATTCTGTCCAATGCTGTCTACCCAGGTCTGGGCACTCAGGAATGCG gatccAGCTTCCTGCAGCCTGAATCCATGGAAGCAGTGGCCAGAAGGCAAGAGTTGGTGCAGAAACAGAATCTTGCCAG GATGGAGATGGAAATGGGAACTATTTTTCAgcaaagagaaacaggaaaaacaCAGTATAAAGGACTGATGGGCTTGGGTTTGGAGACATCATTCCTGTACCAACATGGTATCCCAACAACCCCAGATGCATTTGGAGGAAGTTGCCGCTTTCCTGAAGTGTATTTTCCCAATGATCTCTATGTCCACAGAAGCTCTCTGGATGACCTGCATG gaacaggAGACTTATCCTTAAATGGGGAAGACCTTTCCTCTGTTGAAGATATTCGGAAATGGGCCGTGGATGATGTATATGACTTTGTAACTGGGCTCCCAGGCTGTTCAGACTATGCCCAG atATTTAGAGACCATGCAATTGATGGCGAAACTTTGCCCTTGCTTACGGAGGAGCATCTTTTGGACACTATGGGTTTAAAACTTGGACCAGCCCTAAAAATTCGTTCTCAG